One window from the genome of Saccopteryx leptura isolate mSacLep1 chromosome 8, mSacLep1_pri_phased_curated, whole genome shotgun sequence encodes:
- the P2RY14 gene encoding P2Y purinoceptor 14 codes for MNSSTAQPPAEPCPHNTVITRQIVPALYLVVFATGVLLNGVSGWVFVHVPSSKSFIVYLKNIVVADFLMSLTFPFKILSDSGLGPWQLGVFVCRASAVLFYISMYVSIAFFGLIGSDRYCKIVRPLLSSAVQSVPGSKLLSVAVWALMLLLAVPNIILTDRSVRDVTRVRCMELKNELGLKWHKASNYIFVGIFWLVLLLLVVFYTAITRKIFKSHLKSRRNSIAVKRKSSRNIFSIMLVFFVCFVPYHIARISYTQSQTGAHYSCRSRETLLHVKEFTLLLSAANVCLDPIIYFFLCQPFREVLCKKLRVPRKAQHDSDTSRTRRENAMQESTDTL; via the coding sequence ATGAACTCCAGCACCGCGCAGCCTCCCGCGGAGCCCTGCCCCCACAACACCGTCATCACGCGGCAGATCGTCCCCGCGCTGTACCTGGTGGTCTTCGCCACGGGAGTCCTGCTCAACGGCGTGTCCGGCTGGGTCTTCGTCCACGTGCCCAGCTCGAAGAGCTTCATCGTCTACCTCAAGAACATCGTGGTCGCCGACTTCCTGATGAGCCTGACCTTCCCCTTCAAGATCCTCAGCGACTCGGGCCTGGGCCCCTGGCAGCTGGGCGTGTTCGTGTGCCGCGCCTCCGCCGTGCTCTTCTACATCAGCATGTACGTCAGCATCGCCTTCTTCGGGCTCATCGGCTCCGACAGGTACTGCAAGATCGTGAGGCCCCTGCTGAGCTCCGCCGTCCAGTCCGTGCCGGGCAGCAAGCTCCTGTCGGTGGCGGTGTGGGCGCTCATGCTGCTCCTCGCCGTGCCCAACATCATCCTGACCGACCGGAGCGTCAGGGACGTCACGCGGGTCCGATGCATGGAGCTGAAAAACGAACTGGGGCTCAAGTGGCACAAAGCGTCCAACTACATCTTCGTGGGCATCTTCTGGCTCGTGCTCCTCCTGCTGGTGGTCTTCTACACGGCCATCACCAGGAAGATCTTCAAGTCCCACCTCAAGTCCCGGAGGAACTCCATCGCGGTCAAGAGGAAATCGAGCCGCAACATCTTCAGCATCATGTTGGTGTTCTTCGTCTGCTTCGTGCCCTACCACATAGCCAGGATCTCCTACACGCAGAGCCAGACGGGGGCGCACTACAGCTGCCGCTCCAGGGAGACCCTGCTCCACGTGAAGGAGTTCACTCTGCTGCTGTCGGCCGCAAACGTGTGCCTGGACCCCATCATCTACTTCTTCCTGTGCCAGCCGTTCCGGGAAGTCCTGTGTAAGAAACTGCGCGTCCCACGGAAGGCACAGCATGACTCAGACACTTCCAGAACCAGGAGGGAAAACGCAATGCAGGAAAGCACAGACACGCTGTGA
- the GPR171 gene encoding G-protein coupled receptor 171: MTNSSIACPVYRDLEPFSYFFYLVFLIGIIGSGFTIWAFVQRSTVHRCVSIYLVNLLTADLLLTLALPVKIVVDLGVAPWKLRIFHCQVTACLLYINMYLSIIFLAFVSMDRCLQLTHSYKIYRIQEPGFAKMISAVVWVMVLLIMVPNMVIPIQDVEEKPQVGCVEFKTELGRNWHLLTNFICIAIFLNFSAIILISNCLVIRQLHRNRDNENYSNVKTALLHILLVTTAYIVCFVPYHVVRIPYTLSQTEVISDCPTRISLFRAKEATLLLAVSNLCFDPLLCYHLSRAFRLKVTETLASRKESRAQSKTSRCENGA; the protein is encoded by the coding sequence aTGACAAACAGTTCCATCGCCTGCCCCGTGTACAGGGACCTGGAGCCGTTCAGCTATTTCTTTTACCTCGTTTTCCTCATCGGAATCATCGGAAGTGGTTTCACCATCTGGGCGTTCGTTCAGAGGAGCACGGTTCATCGGTGTGTAAGCATATACTTAGTCAACCTGCTGACGGCCGACCTCCTGCTCACTCTGGCACTACCCGTGAAAATCGTCGTGGACTTGGGCGTGGCGCCCTGGAAGCTGAGGATATTCCACTGCCAGGTGACCGCCTGCCTCCTCTACATCAACATGTACCTGTCAATCATCTTCCTGGCCTTTGTCAGCATGGACCGCTGCCTGCAGCTGACGCACAGCTACAAGATCTATCGAATACAAGAACCTGGATTTGCCAAAATGATCTCGGCCGTCGTGTGGGTCATGGTCCTCCTCATAATGGTGCCGAACATGGTGATTCCCATCCAAGACGTCGAGGAAAAGCCGCAGGTGGGATGCGTGGAATTCAAAACGGAGCTCGGAAGGAACTGGCACTTGCTAACAAACTTCATCTGCAtcgctatatttttaaatttctcagccATCATTTTAATATCCAACTGCCTTGTCATTCGACAACTCCACAGGAACAGAGATAATGAAAACTATTCCAACGTGAAAACTGCTCTCCTCCACATCCTTTTAGTGACGACAGCCTACATCGTCTGCTTCGTTCCCTACCACGTCGTGCGGATCCCGTACACCCTCAGCCAGACCGAGGTCATCTCGGACTGCCCCACGAGGATCTCGCTCTTCAGAGCCAAGGAGGCCACGCTGCTCCTGGCCGTGTCGAACCTGTGCTTCGACCCCCTCCTGTGCTACCACCTCTCCAGAGCATTCCGCTTAAAGGTCACCGAGACTTTGGCTTCACGCAAGGAGAGCAGGGCTCAAAGCAAAACATCACGTTGCGAAAACGGTGCATAG